In the genome of cyanobacterium endosymbiont of Braarudosphaera bigelowii, one region contains:
- a CDS encoding AI-2E family transporter, producing the protein MNIGKWIGLFSLVISCYILWEIKHMLLLIFTAVIFATAINRLIKLLEKIRIPRVLGILIIIFIITISSILFSWLIVPPFFDQFQKLLSLLPNIGEKLRSYLILLLENQGYLSLMPSPPSLDDLFSQLQPLFTDIFSNFFTIFSNSLTIILQLIFIFILTIMMILNPHRYRCIFLKLFPSFYRQRGDEILTLSENALGNWLIGIIVNCLFIGTLSGLGLWFLQIRLVLVHALLAGLLNFIPNIGPVTSVIFPLMVALLDEPWKIGAIILWYIIIQNVESYWLTPLVMAKQVSLLPVVTLVVQIFFAQFFGVLGLLLALPLAVVAKTWVEEILFKDILDPWVSIVKQD; encoded by the coding sequence ATGAATATTGGTAAATGGATAGGGTTATTCAGTTTAGTTATTTCTTGTTACATTTTATGGGAAATCAAACATATGTTGTTGTTAATATTTACAGCTGTTATTTTTGCTACAGCTATAAATAGATTGATTAAATTGCTAGAAAAAATCAGAATTCCAAGAGTTTTAGGAATTTTAATTATTATTTTTATAATCACCATATCCAGTATTTTATTTAGCTGGTTAATAGTTCCTCCCTTTTTCGATCAATTTCAAAAATTGCTAAGTTTATTACCTAATATTGGAGAAAAACTACGCAGTTATTTAATTTTACTCTTAGAGAATCAAGGTTATCTATCTTTAATGCCATCACCTCCTTCTCTAGATGACTTATTTTCTCAGTTACAGCCTTTATTTACAGATATTTTTTCAAACTTTTTTACAATTTTTTCTAATTCTTTGACGATTATCTTACAACTTATTTTTATTTTTATATTAACTATAATGATGATTTTAAATCCTCATAGATACCGTTGTATATTCTTAAAGCTTTTTCCATCATTTTATCGACAACGTGGAGATGAAATTTTGACACTTTCCGAAAATGCTTTAGGAAATTGGTTAATAGGGATCATTGTAAATTGTTTATTTATTGGAACACTAAGTGGATTAGGACTATGGTTTTTACAAATTAGATTAGTATTAGTTCATGCATTACTAGCAGGACTACTTAACTTTATTCCTAATATTGGTCCAGTTACAAGTGTAATTTTTCCATTAATGGTAGCACTACTAGATGAACCATGGAAAATAGGAGCAATTATTCTTTGGTATATTATTATTCAAAATGTTGAAAGCTATTGGTTAACTCCCTTAGTAATGGCTAAGCAGGTATCATTGCTTCCCGTTGTTACTTTAGTAGTACAAATATTTTTTGCTCAATTTTTTGGTGTATTAGGTTTATTATTAGCTCTCCCTTTGGCAGTAGTTGCTAAAACATGGGTTGAAGAGATCTTATTTAAAGATATTTTGGATCCTTGGGTTTCTATCGTTAAACAAGATTAA
- a CDS encoding sugar phosphate nucleotidyltransferase, with protein sequence MIDIKAVILAGGYGTRIKHLISDIPKPMFRVADRPFIEWIIFHIRQQGINKGIISTGYLGEVIEEYFNKCKISGININCCQEKTRLGTAGGFIHAVKQSNLHPEAWLVMNGDSLVANNFEKLVSYLDDQEVGCVILGISVDDTSRYGSLVCDNSNNLLHFSEKEHGQGCINGGIYIFRHRILEYFPSKYPLSFEYDVFPTLLQQNIKIKVCEVQSPFLDIGTPETLTQAEKFIKENFTNLIKPC encoded by the coding sequence ATGATTGATATTAAAGCTGTAATTTTGGCAGGTGGATATGGAACCAGAATTAAACACTTAATTTCTGATATTCCCAAGCCAATGTTTCGAGTCGCGGATAGGCCATTCATAGAGTGGATTATTTTTCATATTAGACAACAAGGCATTAATAAGGGCATTATATCAACTGGTTATTTAGGAGAGGTTATCGAGGAATATTTTAATAAATGTAAAATAAGCGGAATCAATATCAATTGCTGTCAGGAGAAAACACGATTAGGAACAGCAGGAGGTTTTATACATGCCGTTAAACAAAGTAATTTACATCCTGAAGCATGGTTAGTCATGAATGGTGATTCTCTAGTAGCAAATAATTTTGAAAAGTTAGTTAGCTATTTAGACGATCAAGAAGTAGGATGTGTCATATTAGGAATATCTGTAGATGACACTTCTCGCTATGGCTCTCTGGTTTGTGATAATTCGAATAATCTACTTCATTTCTCGGAGAAAGAACATGGTCAGGGATGTATTAATGGTGGAATATATATATTTCGTCATAGAATCTTAGAATATTTTCCTTCAAAATATCCTCTTAGCTTTGAGTATGATGTTTTTCCAACATTATTACAACAAAATATTAAAATTAAAGTTTGTGAGGTTCAATCTCCATTTTTAGATATTGGAACTCCAGAAACTTTAACACAAGCTGAAAAATTTATTAAAGAAAACTTTACTAATTTAATTAAACCATGCTGA
- a CDS encoding GHMP family kinase ATP-binding protein gives MLIARAPVRISFFGGGTDYPEHFLRHGGAVLSTAIDKFSYVTASPFPSHLFDYLVRISYRKVELVKTIDDVEHKVFRECLKFCNLEKDIELHNVADLPAFTGLGSSSAFTVSLLQALHNFKGEFIKPLDLAYEAIYVERHLVKDNVGCQDQLMSAVGGFNLVEFRTEENIIVNRVDISPQRLAEFESHIFIVFTGIKRRASQVVEKQLRRVEDNLETLKKMRKMVDQGWDILTSNESFSKFGELLHDAWIAKRSLDQGISNPEIDYLYELGRENGAWGGKLLGAGAGGFLLFFASPEVHPKLEQVFKNHQILSVKINSPGSQVIFS, from the coding sequence ATGCTGATTGCACGTGCCCCTGTTAGAATAAGCTTTTTTGGAGGAGGAACAGATTATCCTGAACATTTTCTTCGCCATGGAGGAGCTGTTTTATCAACAGCAATTGATAAATTTTCATATGTAACTGCAAGTCCTTTTCCCAGTCATCTTTTTGATTATTTGGTTCGCATATCCTATCGTAAAGTTGAGTTGGTTAAAACAATTGATGATGTCGAACATAAAGTATTCCGCGAATGCTTAAAATTTTGCAATTTGGAGAAGGATATTGAATTACATAATGTAGCAGACTTACCTGCTTTTACAGGACTTGGCTCATCGTCAGCTTTTACTGTATCTTTATTGCAAGCGTTGCATAATTTTAAGGGAGAATTTATTAAACCTTTAGATCTAGCTTATGAAGCAATTTATGTAGAACGTCATTTAGTCAAAGATAATGTAGGATGTCAAGATCAATTAATGTCTGCAGTAGGGGGATTTAATCTAGTAGAATTTAGAACAGAAGAAAATATCATTGTTAACCGAGTAGATATTTCTCCTCAAAGATTAGCTGAATTTGAGTCTCATATTTTTATTGTATTTACTGGTATTAAAAGACGTGCTTCTCAAGTAGTAGAGAAACAACTTAGGCGAGTAGAAGATAATCTCGAAACTCTTAAGAAGATGCGTAAAATGGTTGATCAAGGCTGGGACATTCTTACTAGTAATGAGTCATTTTCAAAATTTGGTGAATTGTTACATGATGCTTGGATAGCTAAAAGAAGTTTAGATCAGGGTATTTCGAATCCAGAAATAGATTATCTGTATGAACTTGGACGGGAAAATGGAGCTTGGGGCGGTAAACTCCTAGGGGCAGGAGCAGGTGGGTTCCTATTGTTTTTTGCATCACCTGAAGTTCATCCGAAACTAGAGCAAGTTTTCAAAAATCATCAGATACTTTCTGTTAAAATCAATTCACCAGGTTCTCAGGTTATTTTTTCATAA
- a CDS encoding thioredoxin domain-containing protein, with the protein MLEFINIHRIKNFLIAIVAIILGVTIFLGFQTQTNSFSLEFQAKQAISMNAAMMNNKPTVLEFYSTWCTSCKAMSSNLAKFKEEYSKTINFVMLNVDNNKWLPDILHYQINGIPYFVFMDYQNNIVAQTIGEQPFDVMKANLEALDKNKKLPYTYITGKNSNFSATIQTSSDSPLSHGYKPSNQSLK; encoded by the coding sequence ATGCTTGAATTTATTAATATTCATCGTATTAAGAATTTTTTAATTGCTATCGTTGCTATTATTCTTGGAGTAACTATATTTCTTGGTTTTCAGACCCAGACAAATTCTTTTTCTTTAGAATTTCAAGCTAAGCAAGCTATTTCTATGAATGCTGCAATGATGAATAATAAACCAACAGTATTAGAGTTCTACTCTACATGGTGTACAAGTTGTAAAGCAATGTCTTCAAATTTAGCTAAATTTAAGGAAGAATATTCTAAAACTATTAATTTTGTTATGCTCAATGTAGATAACAATAAATGGTTACCTGATATTCTTCATTATCAAATTAATGGTATTCCGTATTTTGTTTTTATGGATTATCAGAATAATATAGTTGCTCAAACAATTGGGGAACAACCTTTTGACGTTATGAAGGCCAATTTAGAGGCTTTAGATAAAAATAAAAAATTACCTTACACCTATATAACTGGTAAAAACTCTAATTTTTCCGCTACCATACAAACTTCTTCAGATAGCCCTTTAAGTCATGGTTATAAGCCTTCAAATCAATCATTAAAATAA
- a CDS encoding NAD(P)H-quinone oxidoreductase subunit H gives MSKIETRTEPMVINMGPHHPSMHGVLRLIVTLDGEDVVDCEPVIGYLHRGMEKIAENRTNIMYVPYVSRWDYAAGMFNEAITVNAPEKLANIQVPKRAQYIRVIMLELNRIANHLLWLGPFLADVGATTPFFYIFREREMIYDLWEAASGMRLINNNYFRIGGVAVDLPYGWIDKCEDFCNHFKTKVDEYEKLITNNPIFRRRIEGIGKITREEAINWGLSGPMLRGSGVKWDLRKVDHYECYDDFDWDIQWETEGDCLARYFVRIKEMRESAKIICQALKGIPGGPYENLEAKRMIEGKKSQWDDFDYQYIAKKVAPTFKIPSGEHYVRLESGKGELGIFIIGNNDVFPWRWKIRAPDFNNLQILPHLLKGVKVADIMAILGSIDVIMGSVDR, from the coding sequence ATGTCAAAAATCGAAACTAGAACCGAACCCATGGTAATAAACATGGGGCCACATCATCCCTCAATGCATGGGGTACTACGTCTGATCGTTACCCTAGACGGGGAAGATGTAGTAGACTGTGAACCTGTTATTGGGTATCTTCACCGTGGGATGGAGAAAATTGCAGAAAATCGTACCAATATTATGTACGTTCCTTATGTAAGTCGTTGGGATTATGCGGCTGGAATGTTTAATGAGGCGATTACTGTAAATGCGCCAGAAAAACTGGCAAATATTCAAGTTCCAAAACGTGCCCAATATATTCGGGTCATCATGTTGGAATTGAATCGTATTGCTAACCATTTATTGTGGTTAGGCCCTTTCTTAGCAGATGTGGGTGCAACGACTCCTTTTTTCTATATTTTCCGAGAACGTGAAATGATTTACGATCTTTGGGAAGCAGCTTCGGGAATGAGATTAATTAATAATAATTACTTTCGTATTGGAGGAGTAGCAGTTGATTTACCATATGGTTGGATCGACAAGTGTGAGGACTTCTGCAATCACTTTAAAACTAAAGTGGATGAGTATGAAAAGTTAATTACTAATAATCCTATTTTCCGACGTCGTATAGAAGGAATAGGAAAGATTACTCGAGAGGAAGCTATCAACTGGGGGCTATCTGGTCCTATGCTGCGTGGCTCTGGCGTAAAGTGGGATCTCCGAAAAGTTGATCATTATGAATGTTATGATGACTTTGACTGGGATATACAGTGGGAGACAGAAGGAGATTGCTTAGCTCGCTATTTTGTTCGTATTAAAGAAATGCGTGAATCAGCTAAAATCATCTGTCAAGCTCTTAAGGGTATTCCAGGAGGACCTTATGAAAATTTAGAGGCGAAGCGTATGATAGAAGGGAAAAAGTCTCAATGGGACGATTTCGACTATCAATACATAGCCAAGAAAGTTGCTCCTACATTTAAAATTCCATCTGGTGAACATTATGTTCGCCTAGAAAGTGGAAAAGGAGAATTAGGAATCTTTATTATTGGTAATAATGATGTTTTCCCATGGCGCTGGAAAATTCGTGCTCCTGACTTCAATAATTTGCAGATTCTACCTCATTTACTTAAAGGAGTAAAAGTAGCTGATATTATGGCAATCTTAGGTAGTATTGATGTCATTATGGGTTCGGTGGATCGTTAA
- a CDS encoding gluconeogenesis factor YvcK family protein, which yields MRISLLEQILRKIKTKRRDLINISQKTPKKVNRWMKWLSPGLLIKRWLFISSTGVLLIVLGLATWSKLTPVNRLLELISQLLENITTRVPNYISGPGAFLLGIFLLLWGQNRTLVSITEAFSDGDQELVDRLLNHRRLNRGPKIVTIGGGTGLSTLLRGLKQYSANITAIVTVADDGGSSGRLREEIGVLPPGDIRNCMTALADEEKLLTELFQYRFQAGDGLTGHSFGNLFLTAMTAITGKDFERAIAASSKVLAIRGKVLPATLSDVRLWAKLDDGRFIEGESHITEAGGNIIQIGCFPSNPPALPAALQAIKEANYIIIGPGSLYTSVIPNLLVPEIREALKKAKIPRIYVSNIMTQPGETEGYTVSDHIKAIEQVCGQRIFDAVLVQRVPPSSPALKHYALENCHPVLLDKESVKGLGYRIVLANVMDEDSTTIKISHHPQRLARVLLRWYGKN from the coding sequence ATGCGCATCAGTCTATTAGAGCAAATATTACGTAAAATTAAGACGAAACGGCGGGATTTAATAAATATAAGTCAAAAAACTCCAAAGAAAGTCAATAGATGGATGAAATGGCTTTCTCCTGGCTTATTAATTAAGCGCTGGCTATTTATTAGTTCTACAGGTGTATTGCTAATAGTTTTGGGGTTGGCTACTTGGAGCAAGTTAACACCAGTCAACAGATTACTAGAATTAATTTCTCAACTGCTCGAAAACATTACGACTCGTGTTCCTAATTATATATCTGGTCCAGGAGCTTTTTTGTTAGGAATATTCTTACTTTTATGGGGACAAAATCGTACTTTAGTCTCTATTACTGAGGCCTTTTCTGACGGAGATCAGGAATTAGTTGATCGTCTTTTAAATCATAGGCGTTTAAATCGTGGACCAAAAATCGTAACAATTGGTGGAGGTACGGGATTATCTACTTTATTAAGAGGTTTAAAGCAGTATAGTGCAAATATTACAGCTATTGTTACAGTAGCTGATGATGGTGGTTCTTCAGGAAGATTAAGAGAGGAGATAGGAGTTTTACCTCCTGGTGATATTCGTAATTGTATGACTGCTTTGGCTGATGAAGAAAAACTATTAACAGAATTATTTCAATATCGTTTTCAAGCAGGTGATGGTCTTACTGGTCATAGCTTTGGTAATTTATTCTTAACAGCTATGACAGCAATTACAGGAAAAGATTTTGAAAGAGCAATTGCTGCAAGTTCTAAAGTATTAGCAATACGAGGTAAAGTATTACCAGCAACTTTAAGCGATGTTCGTTTGTGGGCAAAGTTAGATGATGGCCGTTTTATAGAAGGTGAGTCTCACATAACAGAAGCTGGTGGGAATATTATCCAGATTGGTTGCTTCCCCTCTAATCCACCTGCCCTACCTGCTGCATTACAGGCAATTAAAGAAGCAAATTACATAATAATAGGTCCTGGTAGTCTATATACTAGTGTCATCCCCAATCTTTTAGTCCCAGAAATTAGAGAAGCTTTGAAAAAAGCCAAAATTCCTCGAATCTATGTTAGTAATATTATGACTCAACCTGGCGAGACTGAAGGATACACAGTATCAGATCATATAAAAGCTATCGAGCAGGTTTGTGGGCAGAGAATATTTGATGCAGTTTTAGTACAACGTGTTCCTCCTTCTTCTCCTGCTTTAAAGCATTATGCTCTAGAAAACTGTCATCCTGTCTTACTAGATAAAGAAAGCGTAAAAGGATTAGGCTATCGTATAGTTTTAGCCAATGTTATGGATGAAGATTCAACAACAATTAAGATTAGCCATCATCCTCAACGCTTAGCAAGAGTTTTGTTACGTTGGTATGGAAAGAATTAA
- a CDS encoding protein adenylyltransferase SelO, giving the protein MTSKRDNPFFSLEYQTTLEDLGSEYYDEVDAAKFPQHILKFRNNDLLKHLGLASQDVDDIHFIEAFGKFKKIRPFLALSYHGYQFGEYNPFLGDGRGFLYGQVKGINGQVYDFGTKGSGKTPYSRGGDGKLTLKGGIREVLAAEILHRIGVKTSRCLSLIETGEKLWRGDEPSPTRSSVMVRMSRSHIRFGTFERLYHLKRPDLIKKLLDVVINVYYPEIALDSDRYGLFYEELVKRSAQLVAHWMAAGFCHGVLNTDNMSIIGESFDYGPYAFINTYDPCFTSAYFDHGRRYSYGNQPLMIRTNLEMLQLPLMSVISPKVLETGISQFSYHYENAYRKAIFSKLGLTKNVHQESGLLEATIDVLRTSQINYHQFFIYLIDNINKSWWKEPSNILEKIKLPAANWVNWKRIYNKSLNEYSSDQVNNIINNLNQFNIKTPLLKSKMESLWDSIASHDDWEPFYQLIKDTK; this is encoded by the coding sequence ATGACATCGAAACGAGATAATCCCTTTTTCAGTCTCGAATATCAGACCACTTTAGAAGACTTAGGGAGTGAATACTATGATGAAGTAGATGCAGCTAAATTTCCACAACACATTCTGAAGTTTCGTAATAATGATTTGTTAAAGCATCTAGGGCTAGCATCACAAGATGTAGATGACATACATTTTATTGAGGCATTTGGAAAGTTTAAAAAGATACGTCCTTTCCTGGCATTATCTTATCATGGTTATCAATTTGGAGAGTACAATCCTTTCTTAGGTGACGGAAGAGGATTTTTGTATGGACAAGTTAAGGGGATAAATGGTCAAGTATATGATTTTGGAACGAAAGGATCTGGAAAAACACCTTATTCTCGAGGTGGTGATGGAAAATTGACTCTCAAAGGAGGAATAAGAGAAGTTCTCGCAGCAGAAATATTGCATAGAATTGGAGTTAAAACATCCCGATGTTTAAGTTTAATTGAAACAGGAGAAAAATTATGGAGAGGAGATGAGCCTTCTCCTACTCGCTCTTCGGTAATGGTTAGAATGAGTCGTTCTCATATTCGCTTTGGGACTTTTGAGCGTCTATATCATCTTAAAAGGCCTGACCTAATAAAGAAATTGTTAGATGTTGTGATTAATGTTTACTATCCAGAAATCGCTTTAGATAGCGATCGCTATGGTCTATTTTACGAAGAATTAGTAAAGAGAAGTGCCCAGTTAGTTGCGCATTGGATGGCTGCAGGATTCTGTCATGGGGTACTTAACACAGATAATATGTCTATTATTGGCGAAAGCTTTGATTATGGACCTTATGCATTTATCAACACATATGATCCATGTTTTACATCTGCCTATTTTGATCATGGTCGACGTTATAGTTATGGTAATCAACCTTTAATGATTCGTACTAACCTAGAAATGTTACAGTTACCATTAATGAGTGTTATATCTCCCAAAGTGTTAGAGACAGGTATAAGTCAGTTTAGTTACCATTATGAAAATGCATATCGTAAGGCAATATTTAGTAAATTAGGTCTAACAAAAAACGTTCATCAAGAAAGTGGACTTTTAGAAGCAACAATAGATGTATTACGGACAAGCCAAATTAATTATCATCAATTTTTTATTTACTTGATTGATAATATAAATAAAAGTTGGTGGAAAGAGCCGTCTAATATATTAGAGAAAATTAAATTGCCCGCAGCAAATTGGGTAAACTGGAAAAGGATATATAATAAATCTTTAAATGAATATTCTTCAGATCAGGTCAATAATATTATTAACAATTTAAATCAGTTTAATATTAAAACTCCTTTGCTTAAGTCCAAGATGGAATCATTATGGGATTCCATAGCTTCTCATGACGATTGGGAACCCTTTTATCAGTTAATAAAAGATACTAAATAA
- the gcvT gene encoding glycine cleavage system aminomethyltransferase GcvT, producing MINSSISQNLLKTPIYDFIIEEKAKMINFFGWHMPIQFDGIQVEHNAVRNNVGIFDISHMGKLLIEGDELVSLLQFLVPSDIKRLTSGKAQYTTFLNHNGGIIDDIIIYYQNSKKVIIITNSSTKDKDIEWIKSHTMSTPIKVTDLSEEKVLLAIQGPQALKKLQLFADSDIAKLSFFGHIETKILGYPAFVSRTGYTGEDGFEIMVSNEVGRKLWKVFTNEKVIPCGLGARDTLRLEASMCLYGQDINDSTTPLEAGLNNFVHLDSKDNFIGREVLEQQTREGVSKLLVVLEMEGKQIARRGYNIFSNGKCISTITSGTFIPTTKKALSFAYLPIHLSQAGTVIDVEIRKKLYPAKVIKKTFYKSRKKKNKT from the coding sequence GTGATTAATTCTAGTATTTCTCAAAATCTACTAAAAACGCCTATATACGACTTTATTATTGAAGAAAAAGCCAAAATGATAAATTTTTTTGGTTGGCATATGCCTATTCAATTCGATGGCATTCAAGTAGAACATAATGCTGTTAGAAATAATGTTGGCATATTTGATATTTCTCATATGGGTAAGCTTTTAATAGAAGGAGATGAGCTGGTTTCTTTACTACAATTTCTCGTCCCATCAGATATTAAGCGATTAACTTCCGGAAAAGCACAATATACAACATTTTTAAATCACAATGGCGGAATAATAGACGATATTATTATTTATTATCAAAACTCCAAAAAAGTCATAATCATAACTAATTCATCTACAAAAGATAAAGATATAGAATGGATTAAATCACATACTATGTCTACTCCGATTAAAGTGACAGATTTATCTGAAGAAAAAGTTTTATTGGCAATTCAAGGGCCGCAAGCTTTAAAAAAGTTACAGCTATTTGCTGATAGTGACATAGCAAAATTATCTTTTTTTGGACATATAGAAACTAAAATACTAGGATATCCTGCTTTTGTCTCTCGTACAGGATATACCGGTGAAGATGGTTTTGAAATAATGGTTTCCAATGAAGTAGGAAGAAAATTATGGAAAGTATTTACTAATGAAAAAGTTATACCTTGTGGACTGGGAGCTAGGGATACTTTGCGTCTAGAGGCATCTATGTGTTTGTATGGTCAAGACATTAATGATAGTACTACTCCTTTAGAAGCTGGTTTAAATAATTTTGTACATTTAGATAGTAAAGATAATTTCATTGGACGAGAAGTATTAGAACAACAAACTAGGGAAGGAGTTAGTAAATTATTGGTAGTATTAGAAATGGAAGGAAAACAAATTGCTCGGCGTGGATATAATATTTTTTCGAATGGTAAATGTATAAGTACGATAACTAGCGGGACATTTATTCCGACAACAAAGAAGGCTTTATCATTTGCCTATCTTCCTATCCATTTGAGTCAAGCAGGAACAGTAATTGATGTAGAAATAAGAAAAAAACTATATCCAGCAAAAGTTATAAAAAAAACATTTTATAAATCTAGAAAGAAAAAAAATAAGACATAA
- a CDS encoding DUF2079 domain-containing protein has translation MKNSYLLWLIISISFFILFGCSSLRHSLYQSNALDLGWFDQTFYLISQGIEPIVSFSDNHILGDHAAIILYPLSLFYVVYPDLHWLLIIQSFALSITILPLWKLAKQANLSDNSSLIVVLIYLLYPLTFNVNLFDFHTEIIALPAIVWSILAAKLNFRLQFMFSIILILSCKAVLSLTVTGIGFWLFFNERKREYGIFALFTGIVWFILATQFIIPQFNNGEVAAVGRYSFLGNSVFSIVTNLFTNPKIIFDHIWNLPNLEYIFLLFIPIIWYLNLHHFNVLIPAIPSLLLNLLTDYQPQKDLIHQYSVPIIPFLLLLVITSMQYKKKIAIFTRYTLIWSLFSFLALAKYDFFISKYTKQMGSLSAMKEAIELIPPEVKVLTSPQFAPHLSHRSIIKLAINDQKPIDIDNFDNILLNMRYPGWRNSRYTIDDLVKELKNNLNFKLEYSHKDVVLFKNLSNSKI, from the coding sequence ATGAAAAATTCTTATTTGCTCTGGCTAATTATTAGTATAAGTTTCTTTATCTTATTTGGATGTTCTAGCCTAAGACATTCACTTTATCAGTCTAATGCTTTGGATCTAGGTTGGTTTGATCAAACTTTTTATTTGATTAGTCAAGGAATTGAGCCTATTGTATCTTTTTCTGATAATCATATTTTAGGAGATCATGCGGCAATCATTTTATATCCTTTATCATTATTTTATGTAGTTTATCCAGATTTACATTGGCTATTAATTATTCAATCATTTGCTTTATCAATTACTATTTTACCTTTGTGGAAACTAGCTAAACAGGCTAATTTATCTGATAATTCATCTTTAATTGTTGTATTAATATATTTACTTTATCCACTAACTTTTAATGTTAATTTGTTCGATTTTCATACAGAAATTATTGCTTTACCTGCAATTGTATGGTCAATACTAGCAGCAAAATTAAATTTTAGATTACAATTTATGTTTTCGATTATATTAATTTTAAGCTGTAAGGCAGTGTTGTCATTAACAGTAACTGGAATAGGATTTTGGTTATTTTTTAATGAAAGAAAAAGAGAATATGGTATTTTTGCATTATTTACAGGGATAGTATGGTTTATATTAGCTACACAATTTATTATTCCTCAATTTAATAATGGTGAAGTCGCTGCTGTAGGAAGATATTCATTTTTAGGAAATTCGGTTTTTAGTATTGTTACTAATTTATTTACTAATCCAAAAATCATCTTTGATCATATTTGGAACTTACCAAATTTAGAATATATCTTTTTACTATTTATTCCTATAATTTGGTATTTAAATCTTCATCATTTTAATGTTTTAATACCTGCTATTCCTAGCTTACTCTTAAATTTACTAACAGACTATCAGCCACAAAAAGATTTAATTCATCAATATTCTGTTCCCATAATACCCTTCCTATTATTGTTAGTTATTACTTCTATGCAATATAAGAAAAAGATAGCTATCTTTACTAGATATACCTTAATTTGGTCATTGTTTAGTTTTCTTGCATTAGCAAAATATGACTTCTTTATTTCTAAATATACCAAACAAATGGGAAGCTTATCAGCTATGAAAGAAGCTATAGAGCTAATACCCCCGGAGGTAAAAGTTTTGACATCTCCTCAGTTTGCACCTCATTTAAGCCATCGCTCTATTATAAAATTAGCTATTAATGATCAAAAACCTATTGATATTGATAATTTTGATAACATATTATTAAATATGCGTTATCCAGGCTGGAGAAACTCTAGATATACGATTGATGACTTAGTAAAAGAACTAAAAAATAATTTGAATTTCAAACTAGAATATAGCCATAAAGATGTAGTTTTATTTAAAAATTTAAGCAATTCAAAAATTTAA
- the tmk gene encoding dTMP kinase yields the protein MKPLFIVLEGIDKSGKTTQAELLKNYLIEHGNLAVISSEPTNSSIGKLIREGMQNQLFSIEDRIKFDEQMAYLFAADRHYHLYNDIDGVFKLIQQNNYTVISTRYYFSSLAYNSNNPEEIDFVYQLNQKFPNPDLVIYIDVPLDVALSRLKNSTFQEIYETKDKLDKVRKNYQTIFNNYKGNLLKINGKNSIDNVHKDIIHNLIKQV from the coding sequence ATGAAACCTCTATTTATTGTTTTGGAAGGTATTGATAAATCTGGAAAAACTACACAAGCAGAACTTCTCAAAAATTATTTAATTGAACATGGAAATTTAGCAGTTATTAGCTCAGAACCTACAAATAGTAGTATAGGAAAATTGATTAGAGAAGGAATGCAAAATCAATTATTTTCTATTGAAGATAGAATAAAATTTGATGAACAAATGGCTTATTTATTTGCCGCAGATAGACACTATCACTTATATAATGATATTGATGGAGTCTTTAAACTAATTCAACAAAATAACTATACTGTAATTTCTACTCGTTACTATTTTTCATCTCTTGCATATAATAGTAATAATCCAGAAGAAATTGATTTTGTCTATCAATTAAATCAAAAATTTCCCAATCCTGATTTGGTAATCTATATAGATGTTCCACTAGATGTTGCTTTATCGCGTCTTAAAAATTCTACGTTTCAAGAAATATACGAAACTAAAGATAAGTTAGATAAAGTAAGGAAAAATTATCAAACTATCTTTAATAATTATAAAGGTAATCTTTTAAAGATTAATGGCAAAAATTCTATCGATAATGTTCATAAAGATATTATTCATAATTTAATAAAACAAGTTTAG